The DNA window GCACTCGAACACACCGAAAACAAGCTCGACATTGTGGCCGATCAGTACGACATGGTGATGAACGGCTATGAAATCTGTAGTGGCGGTGTGCGCAACCACAACCCAGACGTGCTGTACAAAGTTTTCGGCCTGCTCGATTTCTCACCCGAATACGTGGAAGAAAAGTTTGGTGCCATGTTAAACGCATTCAAATTTGGTGCACCGCCACACGCCGGCTGTGCCTTCGGTGTTGACCGCATATTTATGGTACTCATCGGCGAGGACAACATCCGCGAAGTTGTGGCTTTCCCCAAAAACGGTAGCGGTGTCGACGTGATGATGAACAGCCCCTCGACCGTCGACCCAGCACAGCTGAAAGAGTTGGGGCTATAGGTGGAGCAGTACCTGCTCGCGTTATTCGGAATTGCTTCGGCTGTTGTAAACACCATCGGACTTGTGCCGTATCTACGGGATATATTTCGACATAAAACGAAGCCTGAGCGTGCAACGTGGTGGATTTGGCTAACGCTTAATTTGATTGCTTTTTTTGCTCAGCTTGCTGCTGGTGCTACTTGGTCGCTAGGGCTTATGGCTGGCCAGTTGTTGGCGGTCGGATTAATCGCGATACTATCGCTTCGATACGGCTACGGACATTTTCATCGTAAGCACTACTTATCATTAGCTTTCGCTGCAGTCGGGATAGTATTATGGCGGCTGACAAAGGACCCGCTCGCTGCGCTAATTGTGGTTGTAATAGTAGATTTCGTTGCATTTTACTTGACCATCACCAAAACATGGCGAGCACCAGACACCGAGACGCTTAGTGCCTGGATATTTGCATCAATTGCTGGGTTGTGTGGTCTACTTGCGGTTGGAGATTACGGTGACGTTACAAAGATGATCTACCCCGTCTATATTTTTATAGGCAATACATTCCTCGTATGGGTTATTTTAGCCCGACGCAAAGCACTTGATAATAAATAACTAACTAAATTGTTTCTAAAAGCAGCTATATGCTACGATGAAATAACTACAAGCGGGTGGAAAAGGACAAATATATGGCTGAATCATGGCAGGTTACAGGTAACAAACCCAAAAATAACCCCAGTCGTGTCTTAACCGAACGACAGCAACGATTTCTCGATTTGGGGGTAGCGATGGGGCACCTTTCCCGGTTTGCTGAGGGGGATATTGGCGATAAATGCTCAGGGTGCCGCTACAGGGGAGCTATTGCTGGTGATATTGGTGCCGCTGCAATCGACGGAATTATGACACCTGAAGAAGCCGAGGCATTTGCGATGCAGACATTTGATAACTGTAGTGGGGCCGTATACGACAGGACGCGTTATGATGCAACACCACGTTGTCCAACGTATGAGCGGGGTGCTTATAAAGGTACTATTGATGCACTTCAAAGCGGTGCGCCATCGTCATAAGCAATTATCGTGCGGCATTGAGTATTGCGATATCGCGTGTTTTCATCATGGCAAGGCCGCTGGCGCTGCCATCTTCGTCGACAGTATTACCACTCTGTATCCAGGCTATGGCCTCGTCGATAGAGCTGGCCCAGCGTAGGTTCATGCCCTCACTCGCTTCTTTTTCGGTGAGCTGCGTGCCCACAAAGTCGACCACCCGTGCCGTAAAGCAATACGACACTTGGTGCATACCGCAAAAATACCGGTTTTCGTCTACCGTGCCGAGCGGTCGAATGTCAGTTATCGTATGGCCGGTTTCTTCTAACACTTCGCGCTCAAGTGCAGCGATGATTTCTTCGCCTTCATCAATTCCACCGCCCGGCAGTTTGTATGACCCGGTTTTGGTGAAGTGCATCACGGCCACTTGGCCTTTGTCATTCGTCAGAACAGCGCGAGCGGCGAGCCGCGTAAAGTGAATCGGCCCATCGCTTGTTTCGGCAAGTCCCATTTCGTGCTGGTCCTGCGAAAGAATAACAGCAAAGCTAATTCGCTCATATATCGTTCCTGATTTTTCGGCTGCCTGCTTCATCCAGTTGTCGACGAATTGTTTACCAGCTTCGCTCAGCACGGCATCATGTGTGGGGAAGGCGCGTATCGGTCGAACTTGTATAAGATAATCCATGGCTTCTGCAGTTTTCATCCATGGCGCTGCTATGGGAACGGCAAGTGTTTCTATTGGCATACCAGCTGACGCAAATGAGTCACCGGGGTAGTACACTTCACCATCATTTATCAGCACGCCGACGTTTCGACACATAGGTATGTCGGGGTGAATGAGCGCATGCTCGCCGCCAGTGAAAGTGAGTTTGAAATTACCTACTTGTTTTGTTTCCCCTGGCTTAACAACTGTCACGTTAAGGTTGAGTTCGCGTAGCCGATTGGCCGCATCGTCAGGAGCAAATACTGGTACATTTGGCATCTGGGTAAGGTAATTAGCACTCCAATGGTCACTATGAATATGCGTGACAACCACGGCGACTGGGTTTTTAGGAACAGTAAAGTCGCTAGATAGCTCACCCGGGTCGACAACCACCGATTGGCCATCTTTGGTTGCGATAAAACAGGCATGGGCGTATTTCGTAATTTCCATACAGCTATTATATAATGCAGAGCATGGTAGCACGAAAAACATCGAAAAAACATTCATCAAACACAACATATGCATGGTTTCGCCCGCTGCGCGGTAGCTATATTCCGGTGCATTGGAAGGGCTGGCTGACGTATGTACCCTATGTGGCGTACCTGTACTTCACCTACATGCTGCTAGTGCCAAACCGCTCATTACTCGAAACAATCCTGTTCCTTGTACCATACTGGGTAGCGGGCGTGATTGTGATGCACTGGGTAGCAAAGCAAAAAAGCTAATGCAGCCAAATGAGTTTCGCGAGTTGGTGTGGGACAAAGCGCGCCAGCTGTACCGAGACATGCCCTGGCGCGATGAGCCGACGTTTTACCACGTGCTGGTAAGTGAACTGATGTTGCAACAAACCCAGGTTTCACGCGTATTGGTAAAATACGCCGAATTTATGGAAGTGTTCCCAACCATTCAGGCACTGGCGGCGGCTAGCTTGGCAGATGTATTAAAAGTGTGGACAGGCCTCGGCTACAACCGTAGGGCTAAGTATCTGCACTTGGCAGCAAAACAGGTGGTAGAGCACGGCGAACCGGCAACACTCGAAGGACTAGTTGCCTTACCAGGAGTCGGCAAGAACACGGCCGGTGCCATCATGAACTATGTTTACAATAGTGCGACGCCGTTTGTTGAAACCAATATTCGCTCTGTGTATTTTCACCATTTTTTTGCAGGCGAAACGACAGTGAGTGATAAAGAGCTGCTAGAGCTAGTAGCAGCAACTATCGACCCCGAACACCCGCGCGAATTTTGCTGGGCGCTCATGGACTATGGTGCCGAGCTAAAAGCCGCTGGCCTGGCACGGCTTGGCACCAGTAAACACTACAAGAAGCAACCGCCGCTTGCGGGCAGTGTGCGTGAAGTGCGCGGCCAGGTAGTACGCCTACTAGCTGCTGGTCCGCTGACTTTGCGAGATCTCAAAGTGAGGGCCGGGGCAGACGAACGATTTGAGCGTGCACTGAACGGTCTTGTTGACGATGGGTTGGTGAGAAGACAAGGTACAATGATTTGTTTGACCGATGATGGGGTGGTGGGGGATAATAGGAATGATGACTAAAGTAATCGTCGCAACTATTCTTGGTTTGCTTATCGCATTCAGCCCGGTTGTGCATGCTGAAGATGCGCAAACACTGGTTCTCACCGACGAGAACATTGCTCAGATTCGTGTGAACTGTATTGGCGTCCAGTCGACCATGCAGCGGGTGCATTCGAGTGATGCCCTGGCTCGGTACAACCTAGCGCAGCAGTACAATATTATTTCAACCAAACTCATGGCACCTATGAACAGCCGGATATCACTCAACAAACTAAATGGTGTAGCGATGACACAAACGACGGTCGATTTTGATAGTACTGTCAGCGAGTTCAAACTTATGTACCAACAGTACGAAGAAACGACGAGCCGCGCACTCAAAATGAACTGCAAAGATCAGCCGGTAGCGTTTTACGATACGCTCACCATGGCACGCACGCAAAAAGCAGCGGTGCGCGACGCTATCAACCGTATCAATACCTTGCTGAAACAGTACGATACCCAGTTCGATCAATTACGCGCACAGTCATTACCAACAGGAGTTTCACAATGAGCGAGCCTGCTCAGCACGAAGTAAACGAACTACCACGCTGGCAACAACACCGCT is part of the Candidatus Saccharibacteria bacterium genome and encodes:
- a CDS encoding MBL fold metallo-hydrolase; this encodes MEITKYAHACFIATKDGQSVVVDPGELSSDFTVPKNPVAVVVTHIHSDHWSANYLTQMPNVPVFAPDDAANRLRELNLNVTVVKPGETKQVGNFKLTFTGGEHALIHPDIPMCRNVGVLINDGEVYYPGDSFASAGMPIETLAVPIAAPWMKTAEAMDYLIQVRPIRAFPTHDAVLSEAGKQFVDNWMKQAAEKSGTIYERISFAVILSQDQHEMGLAETSDGPIHFTRLAARAVLTNDKGQVAVMHFTKTGSYKLPGGGIDEGEEIIAALEREVLEETGHTITDIRPLGTVDENRYFCGMHQVSYCFTARVVDFVGTQLTEKEASEGMNLRWASSIDEAIAWIQSGNTVDEDGSASGLAMMKTRDIAILNAAR
- a CDS encoding A/G-specific adenine glycosylase, coding for MQPNEFRELVWDKARQLYRDMPWRDEPTFYHVLVSELMLQQTQVSRVLVKYAEFMEVFPTIQALAAASLADVLKVWTGLGYNRRAKYLHLAAKQVVEHGEPATLEGLVALPGVGKNTAGAIMNYVYNSATPFVETNIRSVYFHHFFAGETTVSDKELLELVAATIDPEHPREFCWALMDYGAELKAAGLARLGTSKHYKKQPPLAGSVREVRGQVVRLLAAGPLTLRDLKVRAGADERFERALNGLVDDGLVRRQGTMICLTDDGVVGDNRNDD